A stretch of Rhododendron vialii isolate Sample 1 chromosome 4a, ASM3025357v1 DNA encodes these proteins:
- the LOC131322724 gene encoding NDR1/HIN1-like protein 3, translating into MSSPKQPHLNGAYYGPSIPPPSKSYHRPGRGSSCNPLSCLCGCVFNLIFKILFTVLFTAGLVIFLFWLALRPINRVKFHVTDAALTKFSLNTTTTGNNLYYNLDLNLTIRNPNKHIGIYYDSVEARAFYGGQRFATKTLPRFYQGKKNTTVLNVVLEGQDIAVNNDLLSDYNSEKGSGVYSIDVKLYLRVRFKLRDVKTPRFKPKIECDLKVPLDSNNGTASGTFQTTKCGFDW; encoded by the coding sequence ATGTCCAGCCCAAAACAACCCCACTTGAACGGAGCCTACTACGGCCCCTCAATCCCGCCCCCGTCGAAATCTTACCACCGCCCCGGGCGCGGCAGCAGCTGCAACCCCTTAAGCTGCCTCTGCGGCTGCGTCTTCAACCTGATCTTCAAGATCCTCTTCACGGTCCTCTTCACCGCCGGCCTCgtcatcttcctcttctggctCGCCCTCCGCCCCATCAACAGGGTCAAGTTCCACGTCACCGACGCCGCCCTCACCAAGTTCAGCctcaacaccaccaccaccggcaacAACCTCTACTACAACCTGGACCTCAACCTCACCATCCGGAACCCCAACAAGCACATCGGGATCTACTACGACAGCGTCGAGGCGCGGGCGTTCTACGGCGGCCAGCGCTTCGCCACGAAGACGCTCCCCCGGTTCTACCAGGGGAAGAAGAACACCACGGTGTTGAACGTGGTTCTTGAGGGGCAGGATATCGCGGTGAATAACGATCTCTTATCGGATTACAATTCAGAGAAGGGCTCGGGGGTTTACAGCATCGATGTCAAGCTTTACCTCCGGGTTAGGTTCAAGTTGCGTGATGTCAAGACTCCGAGATTCAAGCCGAAGATCGAGTGCGATCTGAAGGTGCCGTTGGATTCGAATAACGGGACAGCGTCCGGTACTTTTCAAACTACCAAATGTGGATTCGATTGGTAG